CGCCACCAGCGCCGCACTTGCCCAGCCGATCCGGACGAACAGGGCCAGGACATCCGGCCCCGTCTCGATCTTCCACTGGTCGGGCTGTTCGAAGATGTCTCGCAGCGTTTCACTCATGCGTCCGACGCTGTCGGGAAGGAAGAATACGAGATAAATGTAGGTCCCAAGGATGGTCGCAAAGATCGAAAGTTCGCGCGAAGACGGCACGTTGCCCTTTTCCGCGGCATCGCTTTGCTTTTTCGCGGTTGGGGCTTCTGTTTTGCTGTCCTTGTCATCGTCTGCCAAGTCGCGGCCCTCCGTCAAAGAAATAGGCCGCAGCTAGTGCATGTCGCCCAAAAGTGTGCAGCGGTTTTGGGATGACGACATGCATCAAAACAAAGACCTAAAGCGCGTCGCAGAAACCGAGTTCTATGCGACGCGCTTTAGTGCGCGGTCCATTGCTGGAAGGGTAGTCGCCTATGGCATGGCGATCAACAGCCGCCTTTCGGCATGCCGGATTTGTCAACAGTCTCGACGTTTTAGGCGGCCGCCGAAGCGTCGCCTTCCTTTTCCTTGAGCTCGATCTGGCCGGAATTGGCCAGGCGAATCGCTTCCTGTGCCACGGCGCGGCGGGCAATCGCGATCTCGCGCGGATTGACGCCGCCCATGCCGCTCTGCAGATCCGATTCGATCATGCGGCGCTGACGTGGGCTGATGGCGGAGAGAACCGATTCGCGGATCTCGGGTGGCGACCCGCGCAGCGCAACGGTGAGCACATCCGTCGAGATGTCGTTGAGCAGCATGACGCGGCTGCGCTGCGGCATGTACATGAGGTCCTCGAACAGGAAGATCTTCGGGCGAACCTTGTTGACCGATTCGCGGCTGATCGATTCGAGCGAGCTGAGCAGCGTGTCGACCTGCGGCTTGTCGAGTTCGTTCATGAGATCGGCGACCTTCGTCGAGCCGGCTGCATTGCGCTCTGCCTCGACCTCGGCAAGCAGCGTCATGACCTGGTTTTCAATGATCTGCGCAGCTTTCGGGCTGACTGCCTTCATGTTGACCGTTCTGTTCATGATGTCGGCGCGGCGGTTGTCGGGAAGCTGCAACAGCACCTTGGCGCCGAAGGAGGAGGGCATCATCGAAAGAATATAGGCGACGGTCTGCGGATGTTCGCGCAGCAGGAACTGCGCGACGAATGTCGGCTCAGCCTCGCTGAGGCGATCCCAGATTGAGGTTTCGTAGGCCTGGAATGCGGTGCGGCGCCCGAGCAGGCTGTCGACTTCGTCGGGCGTCAGGCCTTCTTCCAGAATGGCCTCGATCGCCTTGGCGTTGTCCATCAGCCCGGCGCCCTCGGTGAAGAGGTCTTCGAACTCGGAGACGAGCAACAGCAGCTCGTCCGGCGGAATGGCGCGCAGCGACTGGGCGGATGAGATAATGGTCTGCAGCTCGGCCTGGGTGAAATATTTCAACAGCCGGCCGGCGACTCCCTTTCCCATAGCGAGAAGAACAGCCGCCGCCTTTTCAGCCTGGGTCAACGGTTTCCCGGCTAGCGCGCCGCCGAAATCGTCAAAGTCCATCATGGTCTAACCTCTCCGTCCCACACAGGGATCAGGCTTTTTTCGTACTCAAAACTTCTATCAGTTTCACACCGAATCGCGTGTCGTCGTTATCAAGCACCGTAATTTCGCCGCGGGCAATCCTGCGGCCATTCACCATGATCTCGACCGGTTCGCCGATCTTCTTGTCGAGGGCGATCGTCGCCCCTTCATTGAGGTTCATCAGGCCGGAGACCTGCATGCGGCTGGTGCCAAGCATGATCTGGACGTCGATCGGGATGTCCATGATCAGATCGAAGTTGGAATTCAAAGCGCTGCCGAGCGGGGCCGGCGACGCCTCGAAGGAGGAGCTGCTGCCGAAATCCATGCCGGCAGCCGGGCTGGCATCGCCGCCGCCGAAATCGCCGCCGAAATCGTCGCTGCCAAAGGGGGGTTCCGAAGTCTCGCCACCAAAGGCTGCCAGGTCTGTTCCTGCTGCGAAGGGCTCGCCCTGCAGGTCGTCGCCAAACTGCGACAGGTCGCCATCGGCATCCTGCTTCAGCACGCCGCGCAGATCGTCGATCGCCTGGTCGAGATCCGCTTCGCTGCCCGGAAGATCCAGGGAGAGGTCGCTGTTCTGCTGTGTTTTCTTCGTAGCCATGAAATCACTATTCCAGTTGAAACTTGCCTCAAACTGCCTTTGCAGCCCAAAAGCCAGAGAACCGATTAATTCATTAAATGACGGATGAGTTCGTCATCCGAGTTCATCGTATCCTTGACGCGGACCATGTAGTTTTCGCCTGAACGCCCGAACTCGCACACATACAATTCCTTGCTGTTGGCGCTGACCTCGACACGCACGTCGCCGTGGTCGCGGAACGGAATAACGTCGCCGACCATCAGCTTCGATATCGTGCGCAGCGTCAGGTCCTGCAGCCTGATCTTCGCCTCGAGCGTGACATGCGAGCGGCGGACCTGGTCGCCGAGCTGCTCGGTCCATTCCGCGGAGTTGCTGCTGGCCTGGCGTTTCGGCTTCGGCGGCGTCACCTTGGTCTTGAGAAGTGCCGTCTGCGGAACGATCAACGAAAATTCCGAAACGATGCCGGCAAGCGTGATCGACATGTTGATGGCGGCCGCGAATTCATCCGGACGATCCTCCTGCGGCCGGGCGCGCATGTCATGGGCGTGCGGGGCCGAAAGACTCGGTTCGAAACCGCCCGGCGCGTTAACGGCCGAGCGCAGCACCTTGGCGATCTTGTCGAAGACCATGACCGCCAGATCGAGCTCGATGATCGAAAGCAGCCGGTCGGCCGGTTCCTCGATCGTATCGGCGGTGGCGCCGAGCAGGTGCTCCATCAGCGTGATGACGAAGCCGTTGCCGCAGGCAAGCGTGATGTTCTGCGACCAGTTGCGCAACGTCGCATCGACCAGCGTGACGTTCGCGCTCAGGTCTTCGATCAGGTGGTTCTTGTAACCGATCTCGCAGCCGAGATAGTTGACCGTCACGTCGAGGCCGGTCTCGCTTTTGATGACGTCGGGAAAGAATTCGCTGTAGATTTCCCCGAAAGAACTGCAGATCTTGGCGACCCGGCCTCTGTCGCCGAGCCCGCCTGTCAGCTTGGCGAGAAGGGCAGGATCCATTACCGGTTTGTCATGCGAAGCATTGCTCATAGTCATTTAAGCCGCCTTGTTTTCGCCACCAGGGTTCATCATTTCCTGCTCGACCGCGTCGATGGAAGGACGCTCGTAAGCCGAGATCGTCTTGCGGCCGTATTCGAGAGCGACCTGCGGCACCGAGCCGTTCATATAGGCAAGCAGCGTCTGCTTGACGATGACGTAGAGGCGGTGCTGCTTGTTGCGCACGACCTTGATCTGGGAGACCAGCGGCGAGCAGACGCAGTAGGACAAGAGAATGCCGAGGAAGGTGCCGACGAGCGCCGAGCCGATCAGGTGACCGAGCACTTCGGGCGAATCGTTGATGTGGGCCATCGCCTTGATGACGCCGAGAACGGCTGCAACGATGCCGATCGCCGGGAAGGAATCGCTCATGATCTGGATCGAGTGATAGGGCTTCATCTTGTCGTGCATGATGGTGTTGAGCTCTTCGTCCATCAGCGCCTCGATCTCGTGGCTGCGGGCGTTGCCGATGATGATCAGGCGCACGTAATCGCAGATGAACGCCGTCAGTTCCTTGTTCTTCAGAACCGTCGGCGCCGACTGGAAGATCGTTGATTCGGCCGGATTGTCGATATGGGCTTCGATTTCGTTTCGCGACTTGGTGCGCAGGTCGCGCATCAGCGAATAGAGCACGCCGAGCGTATCGAGATAATTGCGTTCTTTCGGTACGGCGTGCCGGAAGGCTTCGCTGAGCGCCTTGCCGGAGTCCTTCACCACCTTCATCGGGTTCGCCATGATGAAGCTGCCGAGGCCGGCGCCGCCGATGATGAGGAATTCGAAGGGCTGGAACAGCGCGTCCACTTCGCCGCCCATCGCCATGAAGCTGCCGACGATACAGCCGCAAGTCACTATAAATCCGATAATGATGTTCATCGTCAGCCCAATCTGAACGTTGCTTTTCTTTGAGACGGATAGGATTTCTGCCTTGCGTGAGGCTGATGAAAGGCCCGATCGCAAGGCATTTCCGCGTGCCAGCTTCGCGCAAGCATCTGCGGTCAGTCTAAAGGAGACGAATGGGTGCCCGCGCCCGTTTCTGAGATGCCGCCTCAGCGAAATCCCGGCCGAACCACATCAGACGACCCCCGGCTTTTCGTTCCGTTCATCGCCAATGCTTGGAGCTTACCGACATGCAATCCGGTCTTTATGTTTCTCTGTCGTCGCAGATGGCCCTCGAAAAGCGTCTGAACACCATCGCAGACAACATGGCGAACGTGAACACGACCGGTTTTCGCGCCACCGAGGTGAAGTTCGACGAGATGGTGGCGAATACCAAGAACAAGCTGAACACCAAGGTTGCGTTCGTTTCCCAGGGCAACGACTATCTGAACGAGGGAAACGGCGAGTTGCAGCACACCGGCAACATGCTCGATTTCGCCATCAAGGGTGATGCCTGGTTTTCGCTCGATACGCCGGCCGGCCGCGTCCTGACGCGGGACGGTCGCTTCACGATCAAGGATACCGGCGAGCTCGTCTCGATCAGGGGATATCCCGTGCTCGACGCCGGCGGCGCGCCGATTCAGCTTAACACGAAGGGCGGCGAGCCGGCCGTGGGCACCGACGGCATCATCTATCAGGACAAACGCCAGGTCGCTTCGCTCGGCTTGTTCGAGGCTGATATCAGCAAGGGTTACCTGCGCTACGAAAACAGCGG
This Rhizobium brockwellii DNA region includes the following protein-coding sequences:
- a CDS encoding FliM/FliN family flagellar motor switch protein; its protein translation is MTMSNASHDKPVMDPALLAKLTGGLGDRGRVAKICSSFGEIYSEFFPDVIKSETGLDVTVNYLGCEIGYKNHLIEDLSANVTLVDATLRNWSQNITLACGNGFVITLMEHLLGATADTIEEPADRLLSIIELDLAVMVFDKIAKVLRSAVNAPGGFEPSLSAPHAHDMRARPQEDRPDEFAAAINMSITLAGIVSEFSLIVPQTALLKTKVTPPKPKRQASSNSAEWTEQLGDQVRRSHVTLEAKIRLQDLTLRTISKLMVGDVIPFRDHGDVRVEVSANSKELYVCEFGRSGENYMVRVKDTMNSDDELIRHLMN
- the fliN gene encoding flagellar motor switch protein FliN, with protein sequence MATKKTQQNSDLSLDLPGSEADLDQAIDDLRGVLKQDADGDLSQFGDDLQGEPFAAGTDLAAFGGETSEPPFGSDDFGGDFGGGDASPAAGMDFGSSSSFEASPAPLGSALNSNFDLIMDIPIDVQIMLGTSRMQVSGLMNLNEGATIALDKKIGEPVEIMVNGRRIARGEITVLDNDDTRFGVKLIEVLSTKKA
- the flgF gene encoding flagellar basal-body rod protein FlgF; translated protein: MQSGLYVSLSSQMALEKRLNTIADNMANVNTTGFRATEVKFDEMVANTKNKLNTKVAFVSQGNDYLNEGNGELQHTGNMLDFAIKGDAWFSLDTPAGRVLTRDGRFTIKDTGELVSIRGYPVLDAGGAPIQLNTKGGEPAVGTDGIIYQDKRQVASLGLFEADISKGYLRYENSGIMTTDQPRAVVDRFNVGVEQGYLENSNVNAMREITQLIEVNRAFESVSSLMRDSEDSFKEAVQTLGGSR
- the motA gene encoding flagellar motor stator protein MotA, with translation MNIIIGFIVTCGCIVGSFMAMGGEVDALFQPFEFLIIGGAGLGSFIMANPMKVVKDSGKALSEAFRHAVPKERNYLDTLGVLYSLMRDLRTKSRNEIEAHIDNPAESTIFQSAPTVLKNKELTAFICDYVRLIIIGNARSHEIEALMDEELNTIMHDKMKPYHSIQIMSDSFPAIGIVAAVLGVIKAMAHINDSPEVLGHLIGSALVGTFLGILLSYCVCSPLVSQIKVVRNKQHRLYVIVKQTLLAYMNGSVPQVALEYGRKTISAYERPSIDAVEQEMMNPGGENKAA
- the fliG gene encoding flagellar motor switch protein FliG, whose translation is MMDFDDFGGALAGKPLTQAEKAAAVLLAMGKGVAGRLLKYFTQAELQTIISSAQSLRAIPPDELLLLVSEFEDLFTEGAGLMDNAKAIEAILEEGLTPDEVDSLLGRRTAFQAYETSIWDRLSEAEPTFVAQFLLREHPQTVAYILSMMPSSFGAKVLLQLPDNRRADIMNRTVNMKAVSPKAAQIIENQVMTLLAEVEAERNAAGSTKVADLMNELDKPQVDTLLSSLESISRESVNKVRPKIFLFEDLMYMPQRSRVMLLNDISTDVLTVALRGSPPEIRESVLSAISPRQRRMIESDLQSGMGGVNPREIAIARRAVAQEAIRLANSGQIELKEKEGDASAAA